In Longimicrobium sp., the DNA window CGGTTTCACGATTGACGACGTCTTCTTCACGCACATGCACGCCGATCACTTCCTCGGCATCATTGGACTCCTGCGCACGATGGGTTTGCAGGGCCGTACCGAGCCCATGCGTTTGTACGGTCCGGAAGGCACGCGTGAGATCCTCCATGAGGCCGTGCATCTCGGCGTGGAGCGCGTTCCGTTCGGCATCGACATCATCGAGCTGCAAGCCG includes these proteins:
- a CDS encoding MBL fold metallo-hydrolase, which codes for MTFLGTAAARPTVGRNVTSLLVQREGDVMMFDCGEGTQRQMMRYATGFTIDDVFFTHMHADHFLGIIGLLRTMGLQGRTEPMRLYGPEGTREILHEAVHLGVERVPFGIDIIELQA